A genomic window from Artemia franciscana chromosome 14, ASM3288406v1, whole genome shotgun sequence includes:
- the LOC136035490 gene encoding beta-1,3-galactosyltransferase 1-like isoform X3: MCRICTGAIVVWVIIGYIPLLHYVALKQETVQFSWNVNQSRNVSSYIMPQKNTAIIPNGNLCKTALPYILVIVPSAVSEIDARLAIRDTWGSAFKNSSYNGHNLVLAFIVGRPLNSSLESRIIAENNAFNDIIQEDFIDTYENLTLKSVMLLKWADTYCKGAEFVLKIDDDVYLDLDNLLNLLNMYGKKRLIGGSLFCNAAPIRSQSSKWYCPKHIFPGSVYPPYVSGTTYVMSGDIIHSLYETALSTPLVHLEDVFLTGIVAQKLNIFPVHFSLINHGKVELRACEYKKHVTVHDVQPSEMRFIWSESRLPAVSCATPDFKKMKVTGCNKGVSKLTKLKAIKKHRSAIRK, translated from the exons ATGTGCAGGATTTGTACTGGTGCCATAGTTGTTTGGGTCATTATTGGATATATCCCGTTGCTTCACTACGTAGCACTAAAGCAAG AGACCGTTCAATTTTCTTGGAATGTTAACCAAAGTCGTAACGTCAGCAGCTACATAATGCCCCAGAAAAACACAGCCATTATCCCCAATGGAAATCTATGCAAGACAGCGTTGCCATACATACTAGTCATTGTCCCATCTGCCGTTTCCGAAATTGATGCTCGTTTAGCTATTCGTGACACATGGGGATctgcttttaaaaattctagcTACAATGGACACAACTTAGTTTTAGCTTTTATTGTTGGTAGACCTTTAAATTCTAGTCTTGAAAGCCGAATTATTGCCGAGAACAATGCTTTTAATGACATTATACAAGAAGACTTCATTGATACATACGAAAATCTTACTCTCAAGTCTGTTATGCTTTTGAAATGGGCCGATACATACTGCAAAGGAGCTGAATTTGTGTTAAAAATTGATGATGATGTTTATTTGGATTTAGACAACCTGTTGAATTTGTTGAACATGTACGGAAAGAAAAGGTTAATTGGTGGCAGCTTGTTCTGTAATGCAGCTCCAATTCGTTCCCAGTCCTCAAAATGGTACTGTCCTAAACATATTTTTCCAGGCTCTGTGTATCCTCCCTACGTGTCAGGAACTACATATGTCATGAGCGGGGATATAATTCATAGCCTCTACGAAACCGCGTTATCCACGCCTTTAGTGCACTTGGAAGATGTATTTTTAACGGGAATTGTtgctcagaaattaaacatttttccagttcattttagtttaattaatcACGGCAAGGTTGAGCTTAGAGCATGTGAATATAAAAAACATGTTACTGTGCATGATGTGCAACCATCTGAGATGAGATTTATATGGAGTGAATCACGGCTTCCTGCCGTTAGTTGTGCGACtcctgattttaaaaaaatgaaagtaactGGCTGCAATAAAGGTGTTtcaaaattgacaaaattaaaaGCCATTAAAAAACATCGAAGTGCGATTAGAAAGTAA